Genomic DNA from Sphingobium sp. V4:
CGAGGGCATGTATCACCCCGATCTGGAAGGCGACGCCTGTGGCGTCGGCCTGGTCGCCGCGACCGATGGCCGGGCGAGCCGCCGCGTGGTCGCCAGTGCGATCGACGCGCTGAAGGCCGTGTGGCACCGTGGCGCGGTCGATGCGGACGGCAAGACCGGCGACGGCGCGGGCATCCATGTCGATCTGCCGGTGCGCTTCTTCGATGACTGCATCGCCGACAGCGGCCACAAGCCGCTGCCCAACCGGCTGGCCGTCGGCATGATCTTCCTGCCGCGCACCGACCTTAGCGCGCAGGAAACCTGCCGCACCATCGTCGAGGCGGAGATCATCGACGCGGGGTACACCATCTACGGCTGGCGCCAGGTGCCCGTCGACGTGTCGGTCATCGGCGAGAAGGCGCAGCGCACCCGCCCCGAGATCGAGCAGATCATGATCGCCGGCCCGATGCCGGAAGAACGCGACATGGCCGAGTTCGAGAAGGATCTCTACCTGATCCGCCGGCGCATCGAGAAGAAGGTGATCGCCGCGCAGATCAACGATTTCTACGTCTGCTCGCTGTCCTGCCGCTCGATCATCTACAAGGGGCTGTTCCTCGCTGAATCGCTGTCGGTCTTCTACCCGGACCTTCAGGACGAGCGGTTCGAGAGCCGCGTCGCCATTTTCCACCAGCGTTATTCGACCAACACCTTCCCGCAATGGTGGCTGGCCCAGCCGTTCCGCACGCTCGCCCATAATGGCGAGATCAACACGATCCGCGGCAACAAGAACTGGATGAAGAGCCACGAGATCAAGATGGCCAGCCTTGCCTTCGGCGAGCAGTCGGAGGACATCAAGCCCGTGATCCCGGCCGGCGCGTCGGACACCGCCGCGCTCGACGCCGTGTTCGAGGCGATCTGCCGCTCCGGCCGGGACGCGCCGACCGCCAAGCTGATGCTGGTGCCCGAGGCGTGGCAGTCCGACAGCGCCGAACTGCCCAAGGCGCACGCCGACATGTATGAATATCTGGCGAGCGTCATGGAGCCGTGGGACGGCCCGGCCGCGCTGGCGATGACCGACGGCCGCTGGGTCGTGGCAGGCGTCGACCGCAATGCGCTGCGCCCGCTGCGCTATACGCTGACCGGCGACAATCTGCTGATCGTGGGTTCGGAAACCGGCATGGTGGTCGTGCCCGAAACCACCATCGTCAAGAAGGGACGCATGGGGCCGGGCCAGATGATCGCGATCGATCTGGCGGAAGGCGAACTGTATGACGACCGCGCGATCAAGGACCAGATCGCGGGCGAGCGCCCCTATGGCGAACTCATCAAGGACTTCCTGACCGTCGATGACCTGGCCGACGCGCCGAGCGCGCTGCCGGCCTGGGACAAGGCGGAACTGACGCGCCGGCAGGTCGCGGCCAACATGACCCTGGAGGACATGGAACTGATCCTCAGCCCCATGGTCGAGGATGCCAAGGAAGCCGTCGGGTCGATGGGCGACGATACGCCGCTGGCCGTCATTTCCGACAAGCCGCGCACCATCAGCCATTTCTTCCGGCAGAATTTCAGCCAGGTCACCAACCCGCCGATCGATTCCCTGCGCGAACGGCATGTCATGAGCCTGAAGACGCGCTTCTCCAACCTCCACAACATATTGGAGGAAGGCGCGCAGAACAGCCATGTGCTGGTGCTGGAATCGCCGGTGGTGACGAGTGCCGAATGGGCGCGGCTCAAGGCCTATTTCGGCCCTGCCGTGGCCGAGATCGACTGCACCTTCCCCGCGACCGGCGGGCAGGAGCAGCTGCGCGCCGCCATCGCCCGCATCCGCGAGGAGGCCGAGCAGGCCGTGCGCGAGGGGCGGACCGAGATATTCCTGACCGACGAGGGTGTGGGCGCCGACCGCGTCGCCATCCAGGGCGTGCTGGCGGCGGCTGCCGTCCACACTCATCTGGTGCGCAAGGGGCTGCGCAGCTATGCGTCGATCAACGTGCGCTGCGCAGAAGCGCTGGACACCCATTATTTCGCGGTGCTGATCGGCGTCGGCGCCACGACGGTGAACGCCTATCTGGCCGAAGCGAGCATCGCCGACCGCCATGCGCGCGGCCTGTTCGGCGACCTCGGCTTCGACGCCTGCATCGAGCGTTATCGCGTCGCCATCAACGAAGGCCTGCTGAAGATCATGTCCAAGATGGGCATCGCGGTCATCAGCTCCTATCGTGGCGGCTATAATTTCGAGGCGGTCGGCCTGTCGCGCGCGCTGGTCAACGATCTCTTCCCCGGTATGCCGGCGAAGATTTCGGGCGAAGGCTATGCCTCGCTTCATTACAGCGCCATGCTGCGCCACGAGGCGGCGTTCGACGCGGCGGCGGTGCGGCTGCCGGTCGGCGGCTTCTATCGCCAGCGCAACGGGGGCGAAAGCCACGCCTATTCGGCGCAGCTGATGCACCTGCTCCAGACCGCGGTGGCGACCGACAGCTATTCGACCTATCTGCAATTTTCGCGCGGGGTGCGCGACCTGCCGCCGGTCTATCTGCGCGACCTGCTGGAGTTCAACTTCGCCCGCGAGGCGGTGCCGATCGACGAGGTCGAGGCGACCACGGAAATCCGCAAGCGCTTCGTGACGCCCGGCATGTCGCTGGGCGCGCTCTCGCCGGAGGCGCATGAGACGCTGGCGATCGCCATGAACCGCATCGGCGCCAAGGCGGTGTCGGGCGAGGGCGGCGAGGATGCCGCGCGCTTCAAGCCCTATGAGAATGGCGACAACGCGAACAGCGTCATCAAGCAGATCGCGTCGGGCCGCTTCGGCGTCCATGCCGAATATCTGGGGTCGGCCGAAGAGATCGAGATCAAGGTCGCGCAGGGCGCCAAGCCCGGCGAGGGGGGCCAGCTGCCCGGCTTCAAGGTGACGGAGTTCATCGCCCGCCTGCGTCACTCGACGCCCGGCGTGACGCTGATCTCGCCGCCGCCGCATCACGACATCTATTCGATCGAGGATCTGGCGCAGCTCATCTACGACTGCAAGATGATCAATCCGCGCGCGCGGGTCTGCGTCAAGCTGGTCAGCCAGGCCGGCATCGGCACGGTCGCGGCGGGCGTGGCGAAGGCCCATGCCGACGTCATCCTGATCGCCGGCCATGTCGGCGGCACCGGCGCCAGCCCGCAGACCTCGATCAAATATGCCGGTACGCCATGGGAAATGGGCCTGTCGGAAGCGAATCAGGTGCTGACGCTCAACGGCCTGCGCCATCGGGTGAAGCTGCGCACCGACGGCGGCCTCAAGACCGGTCGCGATATCGTGATCGCGGCGATCCTGGGCGCCGAGGAGTTCGGCATCGGCACATTGTCGCTGGTCGCCATGGGCTGCATCATGGTGCGCCAGTGCCACAGCAACACCTGTCCGGTCGGCGTCTGCGTGCAGGATGAAAAGCTGCGAGCGAAGTTCACCGGCACGCCGGAGAAGGTCATCAACCTCATGACCTTCATCGCCGAGGAAGTGCGCGAGGTACTGGCGCGCCTGGG
This window encodes:
- the gltB gene encoding glutamate synthase large subunit gives rise to the protein MTDTNFMASPEERARIAAEGMYHPDLEGDACGVGLVAATDGRASRRVVASAIDALKAVWHRGAVDADGKTGDGAGIHVDLPVRFFDDCIADSGHKPLPNRLAVGMIFLPRTDLSAQETCRTIVEAEIIDAGYTIYGWRQVPVDVSVIGEKAQRTRPEIEQIMIAGPMPEERDMAEFEKDLYLIRRRIEKKVIAAQINDFYVCSLSCRSIIYKGLFLAESLSVFYPDLQDERFESRVAIFHQRYSTNTFPQWWLAQPFRTLAHNGEINTIRGNKNWMKSHEIKMASLAFGEQSEDIKPVIPAGASDTAALDAVFEAICRSGRDAPTAKLMLVPEAWQSDSAELPKAHADMYEYLASVMEPWDGPAALAMTDGRWVVAGVDRNALRPLRYTLTGDNLLIVGSETGMVVVPETTIVKKGRMGPGQMIAIDLAEGELYDDRAIKDQIAGERPYGELIKDFLTVDDLADAPSALPAWDKAELTRRQVAANMTLEDMELILSPMVEDAKEAVGSMGDDTPLAVISDKPRTISHFFRQNFSQVTNPPIDSLRERHVMSLKTRFSNLHNILEEGAQNSHVLVLESPVVTSAEWARLKAYFGPAVAEIDCTFPATGGQEQLRAAIARIREEAEQAVREGRTEIFLTDEGVGADRVAIQGVLAAAAVHTHLVRKGLRSYASINVRCAEALDTHYFAVLIGVGATTVNAYLAEASIADRHARGLFGDLGFDACIERYRVAINEGLLKIMSKMGIAVISSYRGGYNFEAVGLSRALVNDLFPGMPAKISGEGYASLHYSAMLRHEAAFDAAAVRLPVGGFYRQRNGGESHAYSAQLMHLLQTAVATDSYSTYLQFSRGVRDLPPVYLRDLLEFNFAREAVPIDEVEATTEIRKRFVTPGMSLGALSPEAHETLAIAMNRIGAKAVSGEGGEDAARFKPYENGDNANSVIKQIASGRFGVHAEYLGSAEEIEIKVAQGAKPGEGGQLPGFKVTEFIARLRHSTPGVTLISPPPHHDIYSIEDLAQLIYDCKMINPRARVCVKLVSQAGIGTVAAGVAKAHADVILIAGHVGGTGASPQTSIKYAGTPWEMGLSEANQVLTLNGLRHRVKLRTDGGLKTGRDIVIAAILGAEEFGIGTLSLVAMGCIMVRQCHSNTCPVGVCVQDEKLRAKFTGTPEKVINLMTFIAEEVREVLARLGFRSLDEVIGRTELLKQVNRGAEHLDDLDLNPILAKVDAPDDQRRFSLEGRNPVPESLDAQMMKDARAVFERGEKMQLTYTVRNTHRAVGTRLSAAVTEKFGMSTLADGHLTVRLRGSAGQSLGAFLCKGIKLEVFGDANDYVGKGLSGGIISVRTTVSSPLSSKDNTILGNTVLYGATSGKLYAAGQAGERFAVRNSGAQVVVEGCGANGCEYMTGGTAVILGRTGANFGAGMTGGMAFILDEDGSFPTRANPESIVWQRLESAHWEAQLKSLIAEHAVATDSKWSNTILDDWDRWRRYFWQVCPKEMINRLAQPLSDAQAEVVAAE